A stretch of DNA from Methylogaea oryzae:
TTTAGCGTCTTCGATGCGGCCTTCGGTGTACACGATCAAACCGCTCTCCAAGAAGGCGTCGCTCACCGCCACCGCCGCGTTCAACACGCCGCCGGGGTTGTTGCGCAAGTCCAGCACCAAGCCTTTCAAGTCGCCTTTTTTCTTCAGCTCGTTGAGCGCTTCCAGCATGTTGTCCGAAGTGTGGGACTGGAAACTGGTGATGCGCACGTAACCATAACCCTCTTCCAGCATCCGGCTCTTGACGCTCTTCACCTTGATGATGTCGCGGGTCAGCTTGATCTTGAGCGGCTGGTCCACGCCTTCGCGCACCACGGTCAGGACGATGTCGCTGCCCGGCTCGCCGCGCATCATTTTGACCGCGTCGTTGAGGCTCATGCCTTTCACCGGCTTGTCGTCCAAGCGGATGATCAGGTCGCCCGCCTTGATGCCGGCCCGCTGGGCCGGGGTGTCGTCGATGGGGCTGATGACTTTGACGAAGCCGTTTTCCATGCCCACTTCGATGCCGAGGCCGCCGAACTGGCCGGTGGTGCCGACGCGCAGTTCGTTGTATTCCTCTTCGTCCAAATAGGTGGAATGGGGATCGAGACCGGCCAGCATGCCGCGAATGGCGTCGGTGAGCAGTTTGTTGTCGCTGACCGGCTCGACGTAATCCTGCCGGATCCGGCCGTAAATTTCGGAGAAGGTGCGTAAATCCTCATAAGGAATGGTATTGGGCGAGGCATCCTCACGCGCCTTTTCCGCCGTCGCCATGCCGGCCACGCTCAAACCGACGCCCAGCACAGCTCCAACCACCAAAGTGACCAACGTGTTGCGATTCACCATTACCATTATCCTGCTTGTCTAATTACCAACCCAATCACCGACACCTTAAGCATTAGCCGCGTTTCTGCAGCCAACTTTGCGGATCCACCGGGCGCCCCGCGTAGCGCACTCCGAAATAAAGGGACGACTGCGTGCGTCCGCCGCTGCGGCCGACGGTGGAAATCACATCGCCCGCCTTCACCGGCTCGCCAACAGCCTTATACAGACTTTGATTAAAGGCGTACAGCGACATATAACCGTCGCCGTGCTCGACGATGAGCAACAGGCCGTAACCGCGCAGCCAGTCGGCGAAAATGACCCGCCCGTCGGCCGCCGCAGTGACCGGCGTCCCTTCCGCCGCCCGGATCAACACACCGTCCCAGCGCCCGCCCATGCGGCCGGCGCCGAAGCGCTTCAGCAAGGGACCGGACACCGGCCAGCGCGCCGTGCCTGCGGCGCTGCTGGGCGGCGCCGACGCCGCCGCCGGCGGTTGTGCCGGACGCACCGACGGCACGTCGGCCAGGGCCAAGTCCACCGACGCCACCAAGCGGTCCAAGCGGCGCAGATTGCCGTTCAGTTCCTGCATGCGGGCGTTTTTGTCGTGCAGTTCCTCGCGCAACTTGCTCAACATGCCTTCACGGTCGCGCTGAGCGTCGCTCAACCGACCCTGGTCGGCTTTCTCCTGGGCCTGCAACTGCTCCAAGCGACGGGTTTCCGCCTGTATCGCCTGCTCCATGCGATCCACCTCCTCCAGACCCTCCTGGATGTTGCGCAGCTGGGCCAGGCGGTTGCGATTCAGATATCCGTAATAAGTCAGTACGCGGCTGATACGGGCGGGATCGTCCGGATTGAGCAGCAGCTTGAGCCATTCCTGCCGCCCGGTCATATAAGCGGCCCTTACCTGGCTATCCAAGCCGCGGTTGTGCTCCCGCAACGAGGTCAACAACTTGTCCTTCTGTTGCCGCACGTGCGCCAATTGCCGCTGCTGCTGGGCAATGTCGCGATCCAATGCCCGCAGGCGCTTGGCCAACTCGCCGCTGCGACGCTCGATATCCCCCAAAGCGCCTTGCACCGTGTCCTTGCGCGACTCCACCAATCCGAGGGAACTCTGCACCGCCTCGATACGTTGCCGAATCCTGGCGGCCTCGGCGGGATCGTTTTCCGCCCAAGCCGGCGGCGCGGAACACGCGACGACCAGGCATAACCCCGCGCCGATTGCCGCCCGTGCCGCCATGGAAGGACGCCTAGCGCAGCAGCAGCGAACGCCCGGTCATCTCGGACGGCTGCTGCAAGCCCAGCATATCCAGCAAAGTCGGCGCCACGTCCGCCAAACCGCCGCCGTCGGCCAATTTGAAATCACGGCCCACGTACACCAGCGGCACCGGATTCATGGTGTGGGCGGTATGGGGTTCGCCGGTGGTCGGATCGACCATCTGTTCGGCATTGCCGTGGTCGGCCGTCAACAACAACTCGCCGTTCACCTTGCGAATCGCTTCCAGCACACGGCCCAAGCTGTGATCCAGGATTTCCACCGCCTTGATCGCCGCGGGCAGGATGCCGGTGTGGCCCACCATGTCGCCGTTGGCGTAGTTGCAAATGATGGCGTCGTATTCGCCGCCTTCGATGGCCGCCACCAGCTTGTCGGTGACTTCCGGGGCGCTCATTTCCGGCTGCATGTCATAGGTGCGCACTTTGGGCGACTGCACCAACACCCGGTCTTCGCCGGGGAACGGCGTTTCGATGCCGCCGTTGAAGAAGAACGTGACGTGGGCGTACTTCTCCGTTTCCGCCAAGCGCAGTTGCTTCAAGCCGGCTTTGGACAGCACTTCGCCAAAGCTGTTGGCGACGCTTTCCGGCGGATAAGCGATGGGGAAAGTGAAGTCTTCCCGGTATTCGGTCAGGGTGACGTACAAGCCCAGCTTCGGCACGCGCGGACGCACGAAACCGTCGAAATCGGCGAAGTTGAGCGCCATGGTGATTTCGCGGGCGCGGTCGGCGCGGAAATTCATGAACACCATGGTGTCGCCGTCTTCCAGCGTTACCGGCGCCATGCCCTCCGGCACGATGGCGGTGGTCTGCACGAATTCGTCGGTCTCCTCGCGCGCATAAGCGGCCTGCAAGCCGGCGGAGGCGGAGGTGGCGGTGAACTCGCCCTGGCCGTCGACGATCAAGTGGTAAGCCTTCTCCACCCGCTCCCAGCGCTTGTCGCGGTCCATGCCGTAGAAACGACCGGAAATGGAAGCGATGCGGCCCTTGCCCAACTGCGCCAGTTTGGCCTCCAGGGCGGCGATGGAGTCGCCGGCGCTCTTCGGCGGCGTGTCGCGGCCGTCCAGAAAAGCATGCACATAGACCTTATCCAAACCGCGCCGCACCGCCAGCTCGACCATGGCCTGGATTTGCAGCTCGTGGCTATGCACACCGCCCGGCGACAACAGTCCCATGATGTGCAGGGCCTTGCCGGCCGCCTTCGCCACGTCCACCGCCTGGCACAGAGCCGGGTTGGCGAAAAAGTGTTCCTGTTTCACGGCGTTGTCGATGCGGGTCAGGTCCTGCGCCAACAAACGGCCGCACCCCAGGTGCAAGTGGCCGACTTCCGAGTTGCCCATCTGGTCGTCCGGCAAGCCCACCACCCCGCCGGAACAAGCCAGCAAAGAGTGGGGAGCGGAATTCCAAAGCTTGTCCCATACCGGCGTATCGGCCATGGCGACGGCGTTGTTGGCCGCCGATTCGCTGTAGCCGAAACCGTCGAGGATCAACAGCACTACAGGCTTGGGACGAGGGGTGTTCACGGTATAATCTCCTGTCAGGTGATGGCCGATTAG
This window harbors:
- a CDS encoding S41 family peptidase, with protein sequence MVNRNTLVTLVVGAVLGVGLSVAGMATAEKAREDASPNTIPYEDLRTFSEIYGRIRQDYVEPVSDNKLLTDAIRGMLAGLDPHSTYLDEEEYNELRVGTTGQFGGLGIEVGMENGFVKVISPIDDTPAQRAGIKAGDLIIRLDDKPVKGMSLNDAVKMMRGEPGSDIVLTVVREGVDQPLKIKLTRDIIKVKSVKSRMLEEGYGYVRITSFQSHTSDNMLEALNELKKKGDLKGLVLDLRNNPGGVLNAAVAVSDAFLESGLIVYTEGRIEDAKMRFSAKPDDLLKGAPIVVLINSGSASASEIVAGALQDHKRAIIMGEKSFGKGSVQTILPTSNGGAIKLTTARYYTPAGRSIQAEGIVPDVAVSKLKLEAVSQPEFEPIKEADLSRHLSNGNKKSGDTKKEVEKDKEGAKDEPLAVSDYPLSEALNLLKGIAIMGQQKKAGL
- a CDS encoding murein hydrolase activator EnvC family protein; the protein is MAARAAIGAGLCLVVACSAPPAWAENDPAEAARIRQRIEAVQSSLGLVESRKDTVQGALGDIERRSGELAKRLRALDRDIAQQQRQLAHVRQQKDKLLTSLREHNRGLDSQVRAAYMTGRQEWLKLLLNPDDPARISRVLTYYGYLNRNRLAQLRNIQEGLEEVDRMEQAIQAETRRLEQLQAQEKADQGRLSDAQRDREGMLSKLREELHDKNARMQELNGNLRRLDRLVASVDLALADVPSVRPAQPPAAASAPPSSAAGTARWPVSGPLLKRFGAGRMGGRWDGVLIRAAEGTPVTAAADGRVIFADWLRGYGLLLIVEHGDGYMSLYAFNQSLYKAVGEPVKAGDVISTVGRSGGRTQSSLYFGVRYAGRPVDPQSWLQKRG
- the gpmI gene encoding 2,3-bisphosphoglycerate-independent phosphoglycerate mutase, coding for MNTPRPKPVVLLILDGFGYSESAANNAVAMADTPVWDKLWNSAPHSLLACSGGVVGLPDDQMGNSEVGHLHLGCGRLLAQDLTRIDNAVKQEHFFANPALCQAVDVAKAAGKALHIMGLLSPGGVHSHELQIQAMVELAVRRGLDKVYVHAFLDGRDTPPKSAGDSIAALEAKLAQLGKGRIASISGRFYGMDRDKRWERVEKAYHLIVDGQGEFTATSASAGLQAAYAREETDEFVQTTAIVPEGMAPVTLEDGDTMVFMNFRADRAREITMALNFADFDGFVRPRVPKLGLYVTLTEYREDFTFPIAYPPESVANSFGEVLSKAGLKQLRLAETEKYAHVTFFFNGGIETPFPGEDRVLVQSPKVRTYDMQPEMSAPEVTDKLVAAIEGGEYDAIICNYANGDMVGHTGILPAAIKAVEILDHSLGRVLEAIRKVNGELLLTADHGNAEQMVDPTTGEPHTAHTMNPVPLVYVGRDFKLADGGGLADVAPTLLDMLGLQQPSEMTGRSLLLR